GCATTACCATAGGGTATTCAAGATGTGCCCAACAAGCCTATCCAACTCATGGAATGTGTTTCAGGAAGTggtggggtgaaatctcttcagattaccaaATGGACAACAGATAACAAATGGACAACAAGAATACCAAagttctgcaaggctgtaattgctgcagattctttgatgaaagcaaagtttgaaggacacaattactatttcaattaaaaatcattatttctatcctTGTCAATGGCCATATTTACAattcaaacaaatgttatgtgttttcatggaaaacaaggacatttcttagtgaccTCAAACTTCAGAACAGTGCACACGATAGCATCTTGTCAAATTTGAAACAAGATCAGTAGGCCATGCGTGTCAAACAGACAACTGAATAGGTGTCccataaatgtttttatcatgGACTTCTAATCAGTTCTGTGTTGTCCTAAATTCAAAACACCTGGTCTTGCAATGCTGCATACTTTCCTGAAACTGGGATGCCAACCCCTGCTTTACACTATGTAGTGGTGAGGTCAGAAACTGTTCTAGCCATCTCGTTTCACATTCAGCATTTTTGTTGTCAAGATTTGAACATAATGGTTCCATTATTGAACACTAAATTGTTTTCTTTACCATTTCTCTTTCCACTGAAAAAGTAATTATTGTGTTGCTTCCCAGAACTATTtcctgcaatttaaaaaattcTCTCAACTTAGTTCTCTCAGTCAGATTAGTTATAAGGATTCTCTCCTGTGCACCCTCCGATGAATAGTAAGATCagatgatgtaatgaaacaTGTTCCACAATCATAACAGATGAAGGCTTTCTCTTccgtgtgcactctctgatggaCTGTTAGGTTACCTGATGTTGTAAAGCTCTTCCCACATTCAGGGCAGGTGTAAGGTTTCACACCAGTATGTATTCGCTGGTGATTTTTTAAGGAACTAAGATGAGAaaaactctttccacagtcaCCACAGGAGTAAGGTTTCACACCGGTATGTATTCGCTGATGACTTCTGAGTGAACCTAACTGAGagaaactctttccacagtcagagcaGTGATGAGGCTTATcccctgtgtgcactctctgatgatTAATAAGTATAGTTGATGCTGTAAAGCTCATCCCACAGTCACCACAGGagtatggtttctctcctgtatgtattCGTTGGTGCCTTTTGAGGGAACTAAGTTGAGAGAAACTCCTTGCACAGTCCGAACAATGAtgaggcttctctcctgtgtgtactCTCTGATGAATTGTAAGATCAGTGGCCGtaataaaacacttcccacagtcagaacaggagtaggGTTTAATTCCGTTGTGTATTAGCTGATGTCTTTTGAGTTTGCCAGGTTCAGTGAAACACTTGGcacagtcagaacaagagtaaAGCTTTTCTCTGGTATGTATGTTCATGTGTCTGTTGAGCATTGATAAAAGTAAGAATTTTTCTCCACAGTGATGGCAGTGGTGAGGTCCCTTTTCTTTGTAGTCTTTGCGCTGTTGCTCTCCAGTATTGTCCACTTCAGGACTATCTGCTGTTGAATAGCATCAGAAAAGTCAGTTGGTGCAGTGATAGACATATCAATGCAATAAACAGGATTTGGAACGAATACAAATTAAAAAGTTCTTAAAGTGAGTAACAAATTGGTGAAATCTATTTATTCCCACTGATATCAAATTAAGCATGAAAATGAAATTTCATCAGAACAGCTCATTGCTTCGACAGCATTCAAACCCTCTTGAATCCACatctagtgatggccattcaaggcttcattagcgttattttagcagcaagatattatgctggcagcactcagattttctttatcacaataaaaaacaTCACGGAAATGTATAAGgaaatatagttaatctagtctgtgaaaaagaacagacaagaaaaacattggaacagacattaaacataaaatgtgaagactagattaactatattaccttatatatttcaatgttggcttttattttgaaaaagaaaatctcagaCAGCAATGCTAGCATAACATCcagctgctagaagaacggtaatgaagcctcgaatggccatcactatctACATCAAAGCAGTTCTTACCATGAACTAAATCTCCaatttcctcctcctcctcttcaacTTTAATGACAATAAGTCCCTGTGTTTCATTGCAGTCTTCCAATGTCACAGATGCCATCTCTGGATCCTCCAGCGCTCACTGTGAGCCACAGTTATAATCAGGACCCAGTGACTCTTGTTTGGGCTCAGGATGAAAGGAGAGCAGAAGGCTGGGTTTGTCCTCTCTGTTCTAAatgaacaccaaacaaaacccaTACATTACAAGATGAAAATACTTGagagaaaatacaataaataacaacaaacaactaCAAACAACTATCAATCCAGATGAGATGTGGCGATGTCAGTGCAATCAGCAGCATATTTGTTTGCTTTATGAAAGCTGAATTTCAATAACCAAATATTTCCAACAATTGGTGCCGTTAGGAAATATTGcaccaaaaaaaatctgttgttgtggtttgtcattcaaaatatatttagttcaccAGATGCAGAAATTAAATAGATAATTAACAAAATTAACTAGCTACATATAAACAAATTAAACTAAGAAAGTTTTCTTAGTCAAACTATACTGGTAGAATAACGGTTGGCGAAGTGAACTACCTGCATCATTCTGTGAAACAAATATGTAGGTCTTCCCAGTCAGCACCAATAtagcaaatgaaaatataaaggaAATTAAATTAAGCAGCGTAGACCTAATTAACCTAGCGTCAATTTATATTGTTACTGTTTTAGGAGCTGATAAAATAATGTGTGCATTTTAACGTAGCTTTATGTCTATTGAGATAGTAATTTAACAATGTGCTTATTTCTTTGCATCAGCTTCATCTCAGCAACTCTTTCGCTGACCAGGAAAATGACAGGAAGCGTAAAACAACAATGGTTTAAGCCAGCCTCGATTTGCAGACAAGAAGCTTAGGTTTGCGGTGTAGCATCACGTTGATCACTGTAAATTGTTAAACTGCGGTTCACGTTTCAACACGTTACGGTTAGACTAGTTCAGCAAGCGGTAAACATCCacagagaaaaaacaaaagtgaGCTTGCTTACCCAAAATATCGACAAGGATTccaaagatgtttttttttgttttgtttcataccCAAAAGGAAGTGCACCGTTTCccgtctacctcgggaacctagCGTTAACTAAATGGTTCCGCTCATGTATTTATGACCCTCTCTCAGCTCAGCTATTCGGGGAAAAACGTATTACTTATAGtgttacaattggggttagtTTTAAGTTTAGACACGTGTTAGTGTTTGGCGTTAAGGCTAGTTTATATTAAGGCACAAAAGATAAGATATTAAGGTTGCAGTTACGTTTATGTTTAggggatagggaacatggatttatGGGTTTGACGTCCCCAAAACAACTAGAAAATGCAATAGATTTGCTGAATTATTCAAGAATAAAATCAACAACATTAGAGAGAACATTCTATCCTGTAAACATAATCCCCTGCTGCCCCTTCCCAACCACCAACATCTGCTCCTTTTGTAACTTTGCTCTGGTGACACCAGAGAAAtcatataaaaatgaaaacccTTGACCCTATTCCATCAATCACTATTCAAAAAATGCTCCGCCACTCTCATTCAATTTGTTACGTGTTTTTTCAACATGTTTCTGCACACTGGGCAGGTACCGCCTCTATTCAAGATGGCAGCCATCACCCTCTTGCTCAAAGCACTGTCCCTTGACCCAGACATCCTTTCAAACTACAGGCCTATTTCCAAACTCCCAATCTTAAGTCCTAGAGACAATCAAATTCACAAACACCTCAGTGctaaccagcttcatgaggtttTTAAACAGTATGTTACTCTGAGGCAAGATTCGAAGTGTTCACTATAACCTGTGGTGTCCCACAAGGGTTGGTCCCTATTCTCTTCCTGCTGTACATGCTCCCACATTTTCAGACATTACGTTTTCAATTCTGCTATGCAGATGAAACACAGGTGTACATTAAAACCAAACCGGACACAAAATCTGCCTTGTCAACCCTGTCCAACTCAATAGTAGCAAAACAGTGGAAATGCTAACCCCACAGCAAATCACCAACTCCTGCTTTTTCTGCACTTCCATTAAAAGCCACATTGTTCCCCTCTCCTCAATCATCAACATTCTGGATGTGAAAGGCCCAAATTAGACATGtctgtaaatactttttttcacctTAAGAATATATCTCACCTAAGACCTCTCACCTTTTATGATGCAGAAAAGCTtatccatgcatttatttaaaattattattttagtttataAAGCTATCAATGGAATCGGACATGTCTACTTATCTAACCTGCTCTCACCCTATGAACCTCCAGGCCTTCTACGGTCCAGCAATACCAATCTGCTCAACAATCCAAGAACCCTGCTACAAAAAATGGGAGACCGCGCCTTTTCCTACATTGGACCTAATCTCTGGAACTCCCTTCCTGAGAGCATCAGGGTTACACAGAGACAtggctttacaaatgcaataaagtattattattataaaaacacatacaaaatggaaataaaacatactgTAACAAATCACCATGGAAGGTGTTTTTTGTGACACTTAATAACCTCAGCCCAATATCTGGGGATATGCTCAAGTAAAAGGTTTTATGGGAAAGAACAAAAAGGGGACTTTCTTCTGTAACtcaacaaaacaaaccaaaaatgtCATAATGTAACAGAAAACATCCACATATGTTAGGTAACAAAACTTAATCTTTTAGATGTAACTTCAACACTTAATCAGACCCACTGACATGCTGAGCCTTCCGCACACACCCATCACTCTCCTTTGTTTCCAGGTGGCTTAGCTAGGGTTGGGCCAATTAGGCAACCACCTACAGGTGTACGGAGGCTGATCAGCCTCATGTGTGTTTgcctggggagggaggggtaaaTCCTCTGTGACATATTTCCATATGTGACggtaaaaatataatttataagaaatgttAAAGCACTAAAACATTGAACTAAACACCACTCTGAATGGCATTCCATGAGTGTggggcaaaatattcaaaagtaGTTTAAACTAGTTTAGAATAGCCCTTCAGGATCTCCACCATTATTCAGTCTTGAGTGCATACTTGGAAACTTCTGTACGTCTGACACGTTAGATAGTCAGGACATTTTTGCATGATTGCCTTAtagaaaaacatgaaacaatgtCCAGCCCTTCTAGATGTCAGTGACCCCCAGCCAAATGAAGCATATAATAGAGTAGGGTCCTGCCTGTCTCCGCCCGGGacacttaaactgtgagagatggaatctaatacaaaaatccagaaaatcacattgtatgatttttcaataattaattagcattttattgcatgacataaatatttgatcacctaccaaccagtaagaattccggctctcacagaccttttagattttctttaagaagcccttttctccactcattgcctgtaataactgcacctgtttgaactcgttacctgtataaaagacacctgtctacacactcaatcaaaaagactccaacctctccacaatggccaagaccagagagctgtgtaaggacatcagggataaaattgtagacctccacaaggctgggatgggttacaggacaacaggcaagcagcttggtgagacggcaggacctggtcaatgacctgaagagagctgggaccacagtctcaaagaaaaccattagtaacacattacgccgccatggattaaaatactgcagcgcacgcaatgtcccccagctcaagccagcgcatgtccaggcccatctgaagtttgccaatgaccatctggatgatccagaggaagaatggtaggtcatgtggtctgatgagacaaaaatagagctttatggtctaaactccactcgccgtgtttggaggaataagaaggatgagtacaaccccaagaacaccatcccaaccgtgaagcatagaggtggaaacatcattctttggggatgcttttatgcaaaggggacaggacgactgcaccgtattgaggggaggatggatggggacatgtatcgtgagatcttggtcaacaacctccttccctcagtaagagcattgaagatgggtcgtggctgggtcttccagtatgacaacgacccgaaacacacagccaaggcaactaaggagtgacatcttaagaaacatctcaaggtcctggagtggcctagccagtctccagacctgaacccaatagaaaatctttggagggagctgaaagtctgtattgcctagcaagagccccgaaacctgaaggctatagagaaggtctgtatggaggagtgggccaaaatccctgctgcagtgtgtgcaaacctgggtcaagaactacaggaaacctatgatctctgtaattgcaaacaaaggtttctgtaccaaatattaagttcttcttttctgatgtatcaaatacttatgtaaatgcaaattaattacttagaaatcatacaacgtgattttctggattttggttttagattccgtcactcacaaagagtacctatgataaaaaattacagacttctacatgctttgtaagtgggaaaacctgcaaaatcggaagtgtatcaaatactttttctccccactgtatgtacagttaAGTTAATTTCTGTCCATCTTGAAAGTTTTCTCCAACCTTGTGTTTACCTGCTCCAACTATTCCACGAAATGTGcacaacacatttcagcaggGTTCTACACTGACgtttagttttacagtgaggTATAAATATTATAGATGTATTTTATCAATGCCCTTCCcacatataataatattttatccTAGCGAAGTATATGACATATCTTGTAATATACAAGAGCCCCACATGTAGCAAAAAAGTGTATATAGCAAAAACTTTTATACATTTACAGACAAACAAGAACACttatgcaattaaaaaatatattttatttatcaccCACACTCCCAAGTTGGTCAACAGCACAGCAATTAATATCAGAACTGTGTGGAACTTCTTAACCACCAGGAAGGATAAAGTAGCAAATCTCATCTAGTTAACTCCAATGAAATTAGGTCTTCAATTGCAAAAGCCATTATAGAAAGTAATTTGTTCCACTAGTAGAGTTCTATCTTTCTCCaatctttgacatttttgttccagctatcaactgatcaaattttgaaatattatcaAACTGGACATTTTACTAATTAAAACATAAGAACACAAGCCAATATGAATGCTCTACTTTTCATTGGGTTATTTTCTTCTCTAATGGTGAAGAATTGTGAAATGATGAGATAAGAAAACATGAACTATAAATACAATCacaccagcagacagacactttACTCTTCCTTGTTGTCAGAAATGATTCTGAGTGGTCTTCAATTCTATCTTCACCTTCCTCTGCCGTTGGATTCATTACTACACCTGGACATGGACAATGAAAACCAGTTTAAAAACCAGTATAAAACAG
Above is a window of Esox lucius isolate fEsoLuc1 chromosome 9, fEsoLuc1.pri, whole genome shotgun sequence DNA encoding:
- the LOC105026831 gene encoding zinc finger protein 239-like; amino-acid sequence: MASVTLEDCNETQGLIVIKVEEEEEEIGDLVHADSPEVDNTGEQQRKDYKEKGPHHCHHCGEKFLLLSMLNRHMNIHTREKLYSCSDCAKCFTEPGKLKRHQLIHNGIKPYSCSDCGKCFITATDLTIHQRVHTGEKPHHCSDCARSFSQLSSLKRHQRIHTGEKPYSCGDCGMSFTASTILINHQRVHTGDKPHHCSDCGKSFSQLGSLRSHQRIHTGVKPYSCGDCGKSFSHLSSLKNHQRIHTGVKPYTCPECGKSFTTSGNLTVHQRVHTEEKAFICYDCGTCFITSSDLTIHRRVHRRESL